A genomic region of Mesorhizobium sp. NZP2077 contains the following coding sequences:
- a CDS encoding DUF1697 domain-containing protein has translation MQTYVALLYSIILGEGRRVVMSDLKAMAEGLGLRNVRTLVATGNLVFDARKTDIGKLEQRLETAFEKTFGRHVDIIVRTAEGWLKLAAGNPFPADSAEAGDQVAVRVMREAAADDALSGLQAYAAEDEKVLVVGGDIWLVFSRERPSSRLLAAANHKRMGIGTSRNWNTVRKLAEMVGQ, from the coding sequence ATGCAGACCTATGTCGCGCTCCTCTACAGCATCATCCTGGGCGAGGGGCGCCGGGTCGTCATGTCGGACCTCAAGGCGATGGCTGAAGGCCTCGGCCTGAGGAATGTTCGCACGCTGGTGGCGACCGGCAACCTCGTCTTCGACGCGCGGAAAACCGACATCGGCAAGCTGGAACAGCGGCTGGAAACGGCCTTCGAAAAAACCTTCGGCCGCCATGTCGACATCATCGTGCGCACTGCCGAGGGCTGGCTGAAACTTGCCGCCGGCAATCCGTTTCCGGCCGATTCAGCTGAAGCGGGCGACCAGGTGGCTGTGCGTGTGATGCGCGAAGCTGCGGCCGACGATGCCCTATCGGGACTTCAGGCCTATGCCGCCGAGGACGAGAAGGTGCTCGTGGTCGGCGGTGACATATGGCTCGTGTTTTCGCGCGAAAGGCCAAGCTCGCGCCTGCTTGCCGCCGCCAACCACAAGCGCATGGGCATCGGCACGTCGCGCAACTGGAACACAGTGCGCAAGCTGGCCGAGATGGTAGGGCAGTAG